The following proteins are encoded in a genomic region of Reichenbachiella sp.:
- a CDS encoding RNA methyltransferase: MNNRAYQEQWLAYMSEYVTDNKKQLFEKVLSTRTRYLTVVLEDLFKAHNASAVMRTAEGLGIQDIHVVEQRNAYDYNPYVLRGAGKWLTLHKYNQTEQNMRVCFDQLKSQGYQILATSPHEYAKDYREFDIKQKTAVVFGAEETGISDFVKENADGFVQIPMYGFTESFNISVSAAIVLEDFSRQIRDDREIALSPDEIFELKLEWYQKMVPNVEVHQRAFDKKINEEEKNL; the protein is encoded by the coding sequence TTATATGTCTGAATATGTGACAGACAATAAGAAACAGCTTTTTGAAAAAGTACTCAGCACACGTACTCGTTATTTGACAGTCGTTCTAGAAGATTTATTCAAGGCGCACAATGCGAGTGCGGTGATGCGTACAGCAGAAGGTCTGGGGATTCAAGACATACATGTAGTGGAACAGCGAAATGCTTATGATTACAATCCCTATGTGCTAAGGGGAGCAGGAAAGTGGCTTACACTGCATAAATACAATCAAACAGAGCAGAACATGCGAGTCTGTTTTGATCAATTGAAAAGTCAGGGATATCAAATCCTGGCTACTTCACCGCATGAATATGCGAAAGACTATCGTGAGTTTGACATCAAACAAAAGACAGCGGTAGTATTTGGTGCAGAAGAAACAGGAATCAGCGATTTTGTAAAAGAGAATGCAGATGGATTTGTGCAAATTCCTATGTACGGCTTTACAGAAAGCTTTAATATATCTGTGAGTGCCGCCATCGTTTTAGAGGATTTTTCTAGACAAATTAGGGATGATAGGGAAATTGCTTTATCTCCTGATGAAATATTTGAATTGAAATTAGAATGGTATCAAAAAATGGTACCTAACGTAGAAGTACACCAGCGAGCATTCGACAAGAAAATAAATGAGGAAGAGAAAAACTTATAA
- a CDS encoding vancomycin high temperature exclusion protein, giving the protein MLKLIKWLVIITLSFIVFCNVWIVGSTHSGIIEDSRELLGAEVGLVFGTSQHQVNGESNPFFKHRVQSAKQLLLSGKVERLILSGSKDSIYYDEAEAMKAALVDQGIAPEALILDKYGNRTLESVARLRDVYGYDQCILITQEYHAYRCLFIAEKMGLHAQCYIAKTPDKKAHLWALLRELLARTKAVMDLYILSDVTN; this is encoded by the coding sequence ATGCTGAAACTTATTAAATGGCTGGTCATAATTACTCTTTCCTTCATTGTTTTTTGCAATGTTTGGATTGTAGGTTCTACTCATAGTGGAATAATAGAGGACAGTAGGGAACTTTTAGGAGCAGAAGTAGGACTAGTATTTGGTACGAGCCAACACCAAGTCAATGGTGAATCAAATCCATTTTTCAAACACAGGGTGCAGTCTGCTAAACAATTATTACTTTCAGGAAAAGTAGAACGCTTAATTCTAAGTGGCTCCAAAGATTCTATCTATTATGATGAAGCAGAAGCTATGAAAGCCGCTTTGGTGGATCAAGGAATAGCACCAGAAGCACTTATACTGGATAAATATGGTAACCGAACACTAGAATCTGTCGCCAGACTTAGAGATGTATATGGTTATGATCAATGCATATTGATTACTCAAGAGTACCATGCTTATAGATGTTTGTTTATTGCCGAAAAAATGGGCTTGCATGCCCAATGTTATATCGCAAAAACACCAGACAAAAAGGCTCACCTTTGGGCTTTGTTGAGAGAGTTGTTAGCACGGACTAAGGCGGTAATGGATCTATATATACTTTCGGATGTCACGAATTAG
- a CDS encoding DoxX family protein yields the protein MNNLPVAGKYMFAIPMAVFGIFHLMNANGMAGMVPSFIPGGVIWVYLTGVALIAAAVAIIIGKRAKMATQLLGLMLLLFAILVHLVAVTNGNDSSMPSLLKDLALAGGAWYMSGHLSD from the coding sequence ATGAACAATCTACCAGTAGCTGGAAAGTACATGTTTGCAATTCCCATGGCTGTTTTTGGAATTTTCCATTTAATGAATGCTAACGGAATGGCTGGAATGGTTCCATCATTTATTCCAGGCGGAGTAATATGGGTCTACCTAACTGGAGTAGCACTAATTGCAGCAGCAGTAGCCATAATTATCGGCAAAAGAGCTAAAATGGCCACTCAATTATTGGGTCTGATGCTATTACTTTTTGCTATTCTCGTTCACCTAGTGGCCGTTACTAATGGAAACGACTCAAGCATGCCGAGTTTACTCAAAGATTTAGCGCTCGCAGGGGGTGCTTGGTATATGTCCGGGCATTTATCTGATTGA
- a CDS encoding efflux RND transporter periplasmic adaptor subunit yields the protein MNKIDILIALSLIIGFSSCDSHKGHHELQSTFEVTSPIKKDTSVTKHYVSQIHSSQHIELRALERGYLEKIYVDEGQFVKKGQLMFQIMPRLYQAELQRAQAEVHYAQIEYENTKQLADKNVVAPNELALASAKYDKAKAELALAQVHLDFTQVRAPFDGIMDHLHVRLGSLVEEGELLTTLSDNHEMWVYFNVPEAEYLDYKVELSHDKEHPLKVKLMMANNKLFENEGVVNTIEADFNNETGNIAFRATFSNPRGLLRHGETGNVLVEAKLKDALLIPQKTTYEILDKKYVFVIDKDQMVRSRQIKVGAELPHIYEVTDGLKESDKILLEGLRKVREGDKVAIEYVDPATVLSQLDLYSE from the coding sequence ATGAATAAAATCGATATTTTGATAGCTCTAAGCCTAATCATTGGGTTTTCGAGCTGTGATTCACACAAAGGTCATCATGAGCTGCAAAGCACATTTGAGGTGACAAGCCCGATTAAAAAGGATACTTCAGTTACAAAACATTACGTAAGTCAAATTCACTCTTCACAGCACATTGAATTGAGAGCCTTGGAAAGGGGCTATTTGGAAAAGATATATGTAGACGAAGGACAATTCGTAAAGAAAGGACAGTTGATGTTTCAGATTATGCCACGGTTGTATCAAGCAGAATTGCAACGTGCTCAAGCGGAAGTGCATTATGCTCAGATTGAGTATGAGAATACGAAGCAACTTGCTGATAAAAATGTAGTAGCACCCAACGAACTAGCATTGGCTAGCGCCAAATATGACAAGGCAAAGGCAGAGTTGGCATTGGCACAAGTGCACCTGGACTTCACGCAGGTGCGAGCGCCCTTTGATGGCATCATGGATCATCTGCATGTAAGACTGGGAAGTTTGGTAGAAGAAGGTGAATTGCTCACAACCTTATCAGACAATCATGAAATGTGGGTTTATTTTAATGTGCCTGAGGCTGAGTACCTCGACTATAAGGTGGAGCTAAGTCATGATAAAGAGCACCCCTTGAAAGTGAAGTTGATGATGGCTAATAATAAACTGTTTGAAAATGAAGGAGTGGTAAATACGATCGAAGCTGACTTCAATAATGAAACCGGAAATATTGCATTCCGTGCTACATTTTCAAATCCAAGAGGGTTACTACGACATGGTGAAACAGGCAATGTACTCGTAGAGGCTAAGCTGAAAGATGCACTGCTGATCCCTCAAAAGACGACTTATGAAATATTGGATAAAAAATATGTATTTGTGATAGACAAAGACCAAATGGTTAGGTCTCGGCAAATCAAGGTAGGAGCAGAGTTGCCGCACATCTATGAAGTAACCGATGGACTAAAAGAATCTGATAAAATCCTTTTGGAAGGTTTACGAAAAGTGAGAGAAGGTGATAAGGTCGCTATTGAGTATGTTGATCCCGCCACTGTATTGTCTCAGCTGGATTTATACTCAGAGTAA
- a CDS encoding efflux RND transporter permease subunit, translating into MFLSRIIRRPVLAIVISVVILFLGGLAIRVLPISQFPSIAPTTVNLFIAYPGSSAEVLVNSTLIPLEQAINGVQGMRYISSDATSAGEATIRVIFEPGTDPNQAVIRVKTRVDQVMPLLPPLVQREGVIISPIQPSMLMYVNLYSEDKNADEKFLYNYANVKMIPEIQRITGIARAQILGSRQFAMRIWLKPDRMRAYKISAEDVMDAMLEQSIIGRPGRLGRADGKEAQSLEYVLTYQGRYNKPEQYGNIIIRSNEEGQNIHLKDIATVELGSEFFDIYSNLDGLPSASIVLKQTVGSNASQVIDDVKAKLDEMKGDFPPGMDYKISYDVSNFLDASIEQVVHTLRDAFILVALVVFVFLGDWRSTLIPIIAVPVSLIGAFFVMLTFGLSINLITLFALVLAIGIVVDDAIVVVEAVHAKMHEKNLSPYYAVKEVMGEISGAIIAITLVMVSVFVPIAFMPGPVGTFYRQFSITMASSIILSAVVALTLTPVLCAMLLKNAHGKPKKRSLVNKLLDGFNSGFDKVTNKYVKLLKVIVNRRMVTFGILGAFCVGIYFENQILPTGFIPNEDQGTIYAIIQTPPGATLERTNQIAHELQRISEKIDGIESVSALAGYEIMTEGRGSNAGTCLINLKNWGDREHSVHEIMEVLEEETRNLGAIIEFFEPPAVPGFGTSGGFSMRMLDKTSSTDYQEFDKINGSFMDALRAREEITGLFTFFAANYPQYEIEIDNEAAMQKGVSIDAAMENLNILIGSTYEQGFIRFGRFFKVYVQASPEYRRYPSDLDGYFVKNEHGEMVPYSSFMKLTKRQGPNEITRFNLYNSASIRGLPAPGFTTGDAIAAIREVAAVNLPRGYDIAFEDLSYDESRRGNEGVYIFIIVLIFVYLVLAAQYESFLLPLAVILSLPVGVFGSFLMLKAMGLANDVYAQVGLIMLVGLLGKNAVLIVEFAVQKHQQGLSVFDAAIEGARVRFRPILMTSFAFIAGLIPLVISHGAGAVGNQTIGSSAMGGMLIGTFFGVIIIPGLYYVFDTLAEGRNLIKGEEHEPLTEEYVHTMEDRDKMLKQIHQEKLGANQEDKSK; encoded by the coding sequence ATGTTTTTAAGCAGAATCATACGCAGACCGGTGTTGGCTATCGTCATATCCGTCGTCATTTTGTTTTTGGGTGGGCTGGCCATTAGGGTATTACCTATTTCTCAGTTTCCATCTATTGCACCTACTACCGTAAATCTTTTTATCGCCTATCCAGGTTCTAGTGCAGAGGTATTGGTGAATTCTACACTCATCCCTTTAGAGCAAGCCATAAATGGCGTGCAAGGCATGCGCTACATATCGTCAGATGCAACCAGTGCTGGAGAAGCAACTATCAGAGTGATTTTTGAGCCGGGCACAGATCCAAATCAGGCGGTGATCAGGGTCAAAACACGGGTAGATCAGGTGATGCCATTATTGCCACCTTTGGTACAACGAGAAGGAGTAATTATTTCGCCCATTCAGCCCAGTATGCTCATGTACGTGAACCTATACAGCGAGGATAAAAATGCTGATGAGAAATTTTTGTACAACTATGCGAATGTTAAAATGATTCCTGAAATCCAGCGTATCACTGGGATAGCACGTGCTCAAATTTTGGGTAGTAGGCAATTTGCCATGCGAATTTGGTTGAAACCGGATCGAATGCGAGCCTATAAAATATCCGCCGAAGATGTGATGGACGCCATGCTCGAACAGAGTATAATTGGGAGACCGGGCAGACTCGGCAGAGCAGACGGAAAAGAAGCCCAATCACTCGAGTATGTCTTGACCTATCAAGGCAGGTATAATAAGCCAGAGCAATATGGAAATATCATTATTCGATCGAATGAAGAAGGTCAAAATATCCATTTGAAGGATATTGCTACTGTAGAATTAGGTAGTGAATTCTTCGATATTTATTCAAACTTGGATGGACTCCCATCTGCCTCAATTGTATTAAAGCAAACCGTAGGAAGTAATGCTTCTCAGGTAATAGATGATGTAAAGGCGAAGTTGGATGAAATGAAAGGGGACTTTCCGCCGGGTATGGATTATAAAATTAGCTATGATGTATCCAATTTTTTAGATGCTTCGATCGAACAAGTAGTGCATACGCTTAGGGATGCCTTTATTCTTGTGGCTCTCGTTGTCTTTGTATTCTTAGGTGACTGGCGGTCTACTTTGATTCCCATTATTGCTGTCCCAGTTTCGCTTATTGGGGCCTTTTTTGTTATGCTGACGTTTGGTTTGTCAATTAATCTCATCACACTTTTTGCGCTCGTATTGGCTATTGGAATTGTGGTTGACGATGCGATTGTAGTAGTAGAAGCAGTACATGCGAAGATGCACGAAAAGAATCTGTCACCCTATTATGCGGTGAAAGAGGTGATGGGGGAGATCAGCGGAGCTATCATCGCTATTACTTTGGTTATGGTATCAGTATTTGTTCCTATAGCCTTTATGCCAGGGCCTGTTGGTACGTTCTATCGTCAGTTTTCCATTACCATGGCAAGTTCTATCATTTTATCGGCAGTAGTAGCCCTTACTTTGACTCCGGTTTTGTGCGCCATGTTGTTGAAAAACGCACATGGTAAACCTAAGAAACGCTCTTTGGTAAACAAGCTGTTGGATGGGTTCAATAGTGGATTTGATAAGGTAACCAATAAGTATGTGAAGTTATTGAAGGTTATTGTAAATCGAAGAATGGTGACCTTTGGCATTTTGGGAGCGTTTTGTGTGGGTATTTATTTTGAAAACCAAATTCTGCCAACGGGATTTATTCCTAACGAGGACCAGGGAACGATTTATGCCATCATACAGACTCCTCCAGGGGCCACCTTGGAACGCACCAATCAAATTGCCCACGAACTTCAGCGAATTTCTGAGAAAATTGATGGAATCGAGTCAGTTTCAGCACTAGCTGGTTATGAGATCATGACGGAAGGTCGCGGTTCAAATGCCGGTACTTGCTTGATCAATCTTAAAAACTGGGGAGATCGTGAACATTCAGTTCATGAAATTATGGAAGTGTTAGAAGAAGAAACGAGAAACCTCGGAGCGATAATAGAATTCTTTGAACCGCCTGCCGTGCCTGGTTTTGGAACCTCTGGAGGATTTTCGATGCGAATGTTGGATAAGACCAGCTCCACAGACTATCAAGAATTTGATAAAATCAATGGTAGTTTTATGGATGCCTTAAGAGCGCGTGAAGAGATAACAGGTCTGTTCACCTTTTTTGCAGCAAATTATCCTCAATATGAAATAGAGATTGACAATGAAGCTGCTATGCAAAAAGGAGTCTCTATTGATGCCGCCATGGAAAATCTAAACATTCTCATTGGAAGTACCTATGAGCAAGGTTTCATACGGTTTGGCCGATTTTTCAAGGTGTATGTACAAGCTTCTCCAGAGTATCGCCGATATCCATCGGATTTGGATGGATACTTTGTGAAAAATGAGCATGGAGAAATGGTACCATATTCTTCGTTTATGAAATTGACCAAGCGTCAAGGACCGAATGAAATTACCAGGTTTAACTTGTACAACTCGGCTTCTATAAGAGGCTTACCAGCCCCGGGGTTTACAACAGGAGATGCTATTGCAGCAATACGCGAAGTAGCTGCAGTTAATCTACCCCGCGGATACGACATTGCTTTTGAAGATTTGTCTTATGATGAATCACGCCGGGGAAATGAGGGGGTCTACATATTCATTATCGTCCTCATTTTTGTGTATTTGGTATTGGCGGCGCAGTATGAAAGTTTTCTACTGCCGTTGGCTGTGATACTCTCATTGCCTGTAGGGGTGTTTGGGTCGTTCTTAATGCTAAAAGCCATGGGACTGGCAAATGATGTATATGCACAGGTTGGTTTGATTATGTTGGTTGGGTTGCTTGGTAAGAATGCGGTACTAATCGTGGAATTTGCTGTACAGAAGCATCAACAAGGCCTGTCAGTATTCGACGCTGCCATCGAAGGTGCCAGAGTGCGGTTTAGGCCTATTTTGATGACTTCATTTGCTTTTATCGCCGGTTTAATTCCTTTGGTGATCTCTCATGGAGCTGGTGCTGTAGGTAATCAAACGATTGGTTCATCCGCTATGGGTGGTATGTTGATTGGAACTTTCTTCGGAGTGATCATCATACCAGGTCTGTACTATGTATTCGACACTTTGGCCGAAGGGCGCAATTTAATCAAAGGCGAAGAGCATGAGCCGCTGACCGAGGAGTATGTCCATACGATGGAAGATCGGGACAAGATGCTCAAGCAGATACATCAAGAGAAGTTAGGTGCAAACCAAGAAGATAAAAGCAAATGA
- a CDS encoding TolC family protein: MRRIDIKIVNRTLVIVLSVLAIHACAPKLTVMDADPNIPEQFDQPQDSTNTADVQWRNYFTDPNLVALIDTALANNQELNIFMQEIQIARNEVREKKGELLPTVNVGAGAGIDKVGRYTRNGALEATTDIEPGKEFPEPLPDFVVGAATTWEVDIWRKLRNAKKSAFTRYLASVEGRNFMVTNLIAEISNSYYELLALDNQLALVQQNIQIQSDALEIVRLQKQASRVTELAVRRFEAQVLDTRSLQYDIQQKIVETENEINFLLGRYPQPIPRNAALFESFVPDVVKTGVPSQLLENRPDIRQAGLDLEAAKLDIQVAKARFYPSLGITAGVGYQAFNPSHLLSTPESLAFSLTGDLIAPLVNRNAIKAMYYSANSAQIQAVYNYERTILNAYIEVANLMSKSSNLQSSYDLRAQQVEALNQSIEISNFLFRSARADYMEVLLTQREALDSRFDLIETKMEQLHTWINIYKALGGGWE; encoded by the coding sequence ATGAGACGCATAGATATAAAAATTGTAAATAGAACGCTGGTGATCGTATTATCGGTGTTGGCCATTCATGCCTGCGCACCAAAACTCACCGTGATGGATGCTGATCCGAATATACCCGAGCAGTTTGATCAGCCTCAGGATTCGACGAACACAGCCGATGTGCAGTGGCGAAATTATTTTACTGATCCAAACCTGGTGGCTTTGATCGATACCGCACTGGCCAACAACCAGGAGCTAAATATTTTCATGCAAGAAATTCAAATTGCGAGAAATGAAGTTCGAGAAAAGAAGGGCGAGCTGCTACCTACGGTAAATGTGGGGGCTGGTGCAGGCATCGATAAAGTGGGCAGATATACGAGAAACGGTGCGCTAGAGGCCACTACTGATATTGAGCCTGGCAAGGAGTTTCCTGAGCCTTTGCCTGATTTTGTAGTTGGTGCTGCTACTACGTGGGAGGTAGATATTTGGCGCAAGTTGCGCAATGCCAAGAAATCGGCTTTCACTAGATATTTAGCGAGTGTTGAGGGTCGAAATTTTATGGTGACCAATTTGATAGCTGAGATTTCCAATTCGTACTACGAACTATTGGCACTCGACAATCAATTAGCCTTGGTGCAGCAAAATATCCAGATTCAATCGGATGCCCTTGAGATCGTAAGATTACAGAAGCAAGCGTCGCGAGTTACAGAATTGGCCGTACGGAGGTTTGAAGCTCAAGTATTGGATACGAGGAGTCTACAATATGACATCCAACAGAAAATCGTAGAAACGGAAAATGAAATCAACTTTTTGCTTGGTCGATATCCACAGCCGATTCCTCGGAATGCTGCCTTGTTTGAAAGTTTCGTACCAGATGTAGTGAAGACGGGCGTGCCATCTCAATTGTTGGAAAACAGACCTGATATCAGACAGGCTGGATTAGACCTGGAGGCTGCCAAGCTGGATATCCAAGTGGCTAAGGCCAGATTTTATCCTTCACTAGGAATCACAGCGGGTGTAGGATACCAAGCGTTCAATCCAAGTCATTTGCTATCTACGCCTGAGTCATTGGCTTTTTCACTCACGGGTGATTTAATAGCTCCATTGGTTAATCGTAATGCCATCAAGGCCATGTATTATAGTGCCAATTCGGCTCAGATTCAAGCTGTATACAACTATGAGCGTACGATTTTAAACGCGTACATAGAAGTAGCTAATCTGATGTCCAAATCTAGCAATCTTCAGAGTAGTTATGATTTGAGGGCACAGCAGGTAGAGGCATTGAATCAATCTATTGAGATTTCCAATTTCCTCTTTAGGTCAGCACGGGCGGACTATATGGAAGTGTTGCTTACCCAGCGTGAAGCGCTGGACTCCCGGTTTGATTTGATAGAAACCAAGATGGAGCAGTTACATACCTGGATCAATATCTACAAGGCACTAGGTGGCGGATGGGAATAA
- a CDS encoding heavy metal transporter, which produces MGKIIRQKLPTEYSIGILLLIFVLSFFLSGRLFETHAEGHVPNLYIGMFLVSVVVIVMVFILWEELFFPIKINPTNEEVIFRNHRNKLKIQVLIYLTIPVILGFLYVNYKVNLFSFIPYALVCLIAPVVGKLGTGINNYNDFLRLSESEIEYKNNELEGVLQVTDITGLALIKDEDGIISKLDVTTQDHAQLTIDLDEMELEEFYDVIEEYLGLHYTDLLK; this is translated from the coding sequence ATGGGAAAAATAATTCGACAGAAGCTTCCGACTGAATATAGTATCGGAATCCTATTATTAATTTTCGTCTTGTCCTTCTTCTTATCTGGCCGTTTGTTTGAGACGCATGCAGAAGGACATGTGCCCAACTTATACATAGGTATGTTCTTGGTCAGTGTGGTAGTGATTGTAATGGTGTTTATCCTTTGGGAAGAATTGTTCTTTCCGATTAAGATCAACCCTACGAATGAAGAAGTGATTTTCAGAAACCATAGAAACAAACTAAAGATTCAAGTATTGATCTACCTGACCATTCCAGTTATTTTGGGGTTCTTGTATGTCAATTACAAGGTGAATCTATTTAGTTTCATTCCATATGCGTTGGTGTGTTTGATTGCTCCTGTAGTAGGAAAGCTGGGAACAGGCATTAATAACTACAATGATTTCCTGAGATTAAGCGAAAGCGAGATTGAATATAAAAACAACGAACTGGAGGGTGTCTTACAAGTGACTGATATTACGGGCTTGGCTTTAATAAAGGATGAAGATGGCATCATCAGCAAACTGGATGTTACTACTCAGGATCATGCTCAGTTGACTATAGACCTAGATGAAATGGAGCTGGAAGAATTTTATGACGTCATAGAAGAATATTTAGGTTTGCATTACACAGATCTATTGAAGTAG
- a CDS encoding NFACT RNA binding domain-containing protein, translating to MQFNYYFLKALSNELSKHLVGNKISAIFSQNKNELVLCFINDRSNFFIKANLDGQSSLLSFPTSFARAKKNSVDLFSELSGQHVLNVRQFENERSFSIQFEKNFELLFKLHGRHSNILLFQKNELLSLFKNNIEKDQQLKLNDLDRPINQSKEAIINVGFDLFKIYPTFDKHIKNHLKVKGFYEEGQPLETKMNVLESVLSELNDSNFYLLKEVPGLRLIRPDTAYEVYNNPIEVSNQLARSFFSNQGFAQLKNKLLTQVNKEIKKCESYISQNENKLTEIENRRGYDELANILMANLHLKLDPSASHIELFDFYANEQVKIKLKPKLSLQHNAEHLYRKAKNQSKEVEVLKKNILSKKKILKELIERKDLISSMDDINKLKTLEKTGEKSNTKEPKPFIEFEIEGFQVFAGKNAKNNDLLTQKFAKKDDLWLHARDVSGSHVIIRNPNGIKIPIGIIEQVAQIAAWHSKRKSDTLCPVIYTQKKYVRKPKGSLPGQVLLSKEEVILVEPKREIHQ from the coding sequence ATGCAATTCAATTACTACTTTCTCAAGGCACTCTCTAATGAGTTGAGTAAGCATTTAGTAGGAAATAAGATTTCTGCCATTTTTTCACAAAATAAAAATGAGTTGGTCTTATGCTTTATCAATGACCGATCAAATTTTTTCATTAAAGCCAATTTAGACGGTCAATCGTCCCTCCTTTCATTTCCTACTTCATTTGCCAGAGCTAAGAAAAATTCGGTGGATTTGTTTAGCGAACTGTCAGGTCAACATGTACTTAATGTAAGACAATTTGAAAATGAAAGATCCTTTTCCATCCAATTTGAAAAGAATTTTGAGCTATTGTTCAAACTGCACGGTCGCCATTCAAACATTCTTTTGTTTCAGAAAAATGAACTGTTATCACTTTTCAAAAACAATATTGAAAAAGATCAACAACTAAAACTTAATGATTTAGACAGGCCCATCAATCAAAGCAAAGAGGCTATCATTAACGTCGGTTTTGATCTATTCAAGATTTACCCAACTTTCGACAAGCATATTAAGAATCATCTCAAAGTCAAAGGTTTTTATGAAGAAGGCCAACCTTTAGAAACTAAAATGAATGTACTTGAATCAGTGCTATCTGAACTTAATGATTCAAATTTCTATCTGTTAAAAGAGGTTCCTGGACTACGACTAATAAGGCCAGACACAGCGTACGAAGTGTACAACAATCCAATTGAAGTTTCGAATCAGCTGGCTCGTTCTTTTTTCTCCAATCAAGGCTTCGCTCAACTTAAAAATAAGCTACTTACTCAAGTCAACAAGGAAATAAAGAAATGTGAATCTTATATCAGCCAGAACGAAAACAAATTGACAGAAATTGAAAATCGTCGAGGATATGATGAGTTGGCCAATATTCTAATGGCCAACCTTCATCTTAAACTGGATCCGTCAGCAAGCCATATTGAATTGTTCGACTTCTATGCCAATGAGCAGGTTAAAATCAAATTAAAACCAAAACTGTCCCTACAGCACAACGCTGAACACCTCTACAGAAAAGCCAAAAATCAATCTAAAGAAGTGGAGGTTTTGAAGAAAAATATCCTATCCAAAAAGAAAATTCTTAAAGAACTGATCGAGCGTAAGGATTTAATTTCTTCAATGGATGATATCAACAAGCTTAAAACGCTCGAAAAAACAGGTGAAAAATCTAACACCAAAGAGCCAAAGCCATTCATAGAATTTGAGATCGAAGGGTTTCAAGTTTTTGCAGGGAAGAATGCCAAAAATAATGACCTGCTTACACAAAAATTTGCTAAAAAAGACGACCTCTGGTTACATGCCAGAGATGTGTCAGGTTCTCATGTCATCATCCGTAATCCAAATGGCATCAAGATACCTATTGGGATAATAGAGCAAGTGGCTCAAATAGCTGCATGGCATTCAAAACGCAAATCTGACACCCTATGCCCGGTCATATATACGCAAAAGAAATATGTAAGAAAGCCTAAAGGCAGCTTACCTGGACAGGTTTTACTATCCAAAGAAGAAGTCATATTGGTGGAACCCAAAAGAGAGATCCACCAATAA
- a CDS encoding MBL fold metallo-hydrolase, translating to MKLTFLGTGTSQGIPVIACKCEVCRSVDYQDQRLRSSVLIEQNGTNLLIDTGPDFRQQMLVNRVDHLDAVLYTHEHKDHTAGLDDIRSFNFKQKMDMPLYGRPSVLNQLRHEYAYMFAETKYPGVASVTLNPIKNEPFEINRVKIIPIEVMHYKLPVYGFRINNMAYITDAKTVSNKEREKLKELDVLVINALQKKSHISHLTLDEAIDFIGEIKPKRAYITHIGHYMGTHREVQKELPENVHLAHDGLILHG from the coding sequence TTGAAACTTACTTTTCTCGGCACCGGTACTTCGCAAGGCATCCCAGTCATTGCGTGCAAATGTGAAGTATGTCGAAGTGTAGATTATCAAGACCAACGATTAAGGTCTTCGGTCTTGATCGAGCAGAATGGCACGAATCTATTGATAGACACTGGCCCTGATTTCAGACAGCAAATGCTTGTCAATCGAGTAGATCATTTAGACGCTGTATTGTATACGCATGAACACAAAGACCATACAGCTGGATTAGATGACATCCGCAGCTTCAACTTTAAGCAAAAAATGGACATGCCACTATATGGAAGGCCATCTGTACTGAATCAGTTAAGGCATGAATATGCATATATGTTTGCTGAAACCAAATATCCCGGAGTAGCTAGTGTTACTTTGAATCCAATCAAAAATGAACCCTTCGAAATCAATAGAGTAAAAATCATACCTATTGAGGTGATGCATTACAAACTCCCTGTTTATGGATTTCGCATCAATAACATGGCATACATCACTGATGCAAAAACGGTATCCAACAAAGAAAGGGAAAAGCTCAAGGAGCTCGACGTGTTAGTAATCAATGCCTTGCAAAAAAAATCACATATCTCCCACCTTACGCTAGACGAAGCCATTGATTTTATAGGAGAAATAAAGCCCAAAAGAGCTTATATAACGCATATTGGGCATTATATGGGTACACATCGAGAGGTTCAAAAGGAATTACCAGAAAATGTCCATTTGGCGCATGATGGACTAATATTACACGGATAG
- a CDS encoding response regulator: MKKIIIAEDSSVIQNLTKKILEIQNFSITSVKNGQEVLDKLDVEDYDLILMDINMPKMDGMECAKAIRKMADPIKSKIPILAITGNAKNYSINDFKEVGINEYIPKPLNFDILVDKVKAYISSDD; encoded by the coding sequence ATGAAAAAAATAATTATTGCAGAGGACAGTTCGGTCATTCAAAACTTAACCAAAAAAATACTAGAGATTCAAAACTTCAGTATTACTTCTGTAAAAAATGGTCAGGAAGTTTTAGATAAGCTGGATGTAGAAGATTATGACTTGATCTTAATGGATATTAATATGCCTAAAATGGATGGTATGGAATGTGCCAAGGCCATAAGAAAAATGGCAGATCCTATTAAATCTAAAATTCCAATATTGGCCATTACTGGTAATGCCAAAAATTACTCTATCAACGACTTCAAAGAAGTCGGAATCAACGAGTACATCCCAAAGCCTCTGAACTTCGATATCTTGGTTGACAAGGTTAAAGCTTACATTTCGTCTGATGATTAA